A genomic window from Chthoniobacterales bacterium includes:
- a CDS encoding glycosyltransferase family 2 protein: MDFTASSPELQFTETEKASAVTLSVIMPCLNEAETLVSCIRKARRSFEELGVSGEVVIADNGSTDGSQALAIAAGARVIAVEAKGYGNALRAGIEAAEGQWIIMGDSDDSYDFSKIAPFINALSEGYELVMGCRMPRGKGTIEKGAMPWKHRWIGNPVLSFIGKLFFKSAVNDFHCGLRGFSKRGYEKMALCTAGMEFASEMVIKSTLQGLKITEVPITLHKDGRSRPPHLRSWRDGWRHLRFMLLFCPLWLFLVPGAALTGGGFLAGLRLLFGPIKIGPAGFDTNTLLVCAMAVVIGLQLSLFAIFARVFAVTQGLMPPSQRLKTIVKKVSLESGLLSGIAMGVMGFAWLVHALMQWRSVGYGALSYPESLRQVIPAVTLLTTGTQIFFSSFFMGILGLSRHPQRAGGLS, encoded by the coding sequence CAAAGCGCGGCGGAGTTTTGAAGAATTAGGCGTCAGCGGCGAAGTCGTGATCGCTGACAATGGCAGCACCGACGGCTCCCAAGCTCTCGCCATCGCCGCTGGAGCCCGGGTGATAGCCGTCGAAGCCAAGGGCTACGGCAACGCCCTGCGCGCCGGCATCGAAGCCGCCGAAGGTCAGTGGATCATCATGGGCGACTCGGACGACAGCTACGATTTTTCCAAGATCGCGCCATTCATCAACGCCCTCAGCGAAGGCTACGAACTCGTCATGGGCTGCCGCATGCCGCGCGGAAAGGGGACCATTGAAAAAGGAGCGATGCCGTGGAAACACCGCTGGATTGGCAACCCGGTGCTCTCATTTATTGGAAAACTTTTCTTCAAAAGTGCGGTAAACGACTTCCATTGTGGTCTGCGAGGCTTTTCTAAAAGAGGTTACGAGAAAATGGCGCTCTGCACCGCGGGCATGGAATTCGCCTCCGAAATGGTCATCAAATCCACCCTGCAAGGCCTCAAAATCACCGAGGTGCCGATCACGCTGCACAAAGATGGACGCTCCCGCCCGCCGCATCTGCGGAGCTGGCGAGATGGCTGGCGGCACTTGCGTTTTATGCTGCTTTTCTGTCCGCTCTGGCTGTTTCTGGTGCCCGGCGCGGCTTTGACCGGCGGCGGTTTTCTAGCCGGATTGCGACTCCTCTTTGGCCCGATAAAAATCGGACCCGCCGGCTTCGACACCAACACACTGCTCGTCTGCGCCATGGCCGTGGTGATAGGACTGCAACTCAGCTTGTTCGCGATCTTTGCCCGCGTCTTTGCGGTGACTCAGGGCCTGATGCCGCCAAGCCAACGTCTGAAAACTATTGTCAAAAAAGTCTCCCTCGAAAGCGGCCTCCTCTCCGGCATCGCCATGGGCGTGATGGGTTTCGCCTGGCTGGTCCACGCGCTCATGCAATGGCGGTCGGTCGGCTACGGAGCGCTTTCCTATCCGGAAAGCTTGCGCCAGGTCATCCCGGCCGTGACGCTTTTAACCACCGGCACGCAGATATTTTTCTCGAGCTTTTTCATGGGAATCCTGGGCCTTTCCAGACATCCGCAGCGGGCTGGTGGTCTCTCCTGA
- a CDS encoding class I SAM-dependent methyltransferase codes for MAQDIRNSPRLEKLAYFSCSRIHLGLQEALLELLEKHGPKGGTLLDIGCWDGVHTMKYAGVVQAVRVLGLEGFPEQAALAQKNGVDVHLGNIELIPFPLATASVDVAVCNQVFEHLKDVFKPMDEIARTMKPGGIFLFSVPNLASLHNRLLLLLGMQPTCIRVFGPHVRSFTLKEFIIFSVAGGLFELVEVRGVGFYPFPPKFLGNVFSNLWKSACHTPILVLRRTAATEFSYVQEYARQGEQTLI; via the coding sequence ATGGCTCAAGACATCCGCAATTCACCCCGTCTGGAAAAGCTCGCCTATTTTTCCTGCTCCAGAATCCATCTCGGCTTGCAGGAGGCCTTGCTTGAACTCCTCGAAAAGCACGGTCCCAAGGGTGGCACTTTGCTGGATATTGGCTGCTGGGACGGTGTCCACACGATGAAATATGCGGGTGTGGTGCAGGCTGTCCGGGTGCTGGGACTAGAAGGTTTTCCCGAGCAGGCGGCACTAGCGCAGAAGAACGGTGTGGACGTTCATCTGGGCAATATTGAACTCATCCCTTTTCCATTGGCGACAGCCTCGGTGGATGTGGCGGTGTGCAATCAGGTCTTTGAGCATTTGAAGGATGTGTTCAAGCCGATGGACGAGATTGCCCGCACTATGAAGCCGGGTGGAATTTTTCTATTCTCCGTGCCAAACTTGGCGAGTCTGCACAATCGCCTGCTCCTATTGCTGGGGATGCAGCCGACTTGCATTCGAGTGTTTGGCCCGCATGTGCGGAGTTTTACTTTGAAGGAATTCATCATTTTCTCCGTGGCCGGTGGTTTGTTTGAGCTGGTCGAGGTCCGGGGCGTGGGCTTCTACCCATTTCCCCCGAAATTCCTTGGAAACGTGTTTTCCAATCTCTGGAAAAGCGCCTGCCATACGCCCATCCTCGTGCTGCGCAGGACAGCCGCAACGGAGTTCAGTTACGTACAGGAATACGCGCGGCAGGGTGAGCAGACGCTTATCTAG
- a CDS encoding glycosyltransferase family 9 protein, with protein sequence MTTPGKILFFKFGAMGDVLMTTPLLRQTRRVFPQAQIEFWVARGFDAVLVNNPYLDKIQTFDPAIFTEKKWTGLLALTKGMRGFDLVFVLDKHWSFAVTAFLAGIPRRVGFWRDGICRVLLTQGVPYGPIRHEIHYYLDLLETLTPVDRLDVSMDFSPTPVEPDPSQALPSDYVACINSGGNNLRESSAIRMLPARLFIQLVDILRGKGPVVLLGDAGDHAWYRSLDLPSDIINLAGKLNLAGSVQVMRNARHIYVTDSGAMHLAGTTATPMTVFFGPTHPQRKAPLRSGVSAIWADESDYDNDYEVYGRLPRRSDYFQTTSLESVDAATSLAAVPRSDQL encoded by the coding sequence ATGACAACTCCCGGGAAAATTCTTTTTTTCAAGTTTGGAGCGATGGGCGATGTGCTGATGACAACGCCTCTCCTGCGGCAAACCCGGCGGGTCTTTCCTCAGGCGCAGATCGAGTTTTGGGTGGCTCGTGGGTTCGATGCTGTCCTCGTCAACAATCCCTATCTGGACAAAATCCAAACCTTTGACCCCGCCATTTTCACAGAGAAAAAATGGACCGGTTTACTGGCGTTGACCAAAGGAATGCGAGGCTTTGACCTGGTCTTTGTCCTCGACAAGCATTGGAGTTTCGCCGTCACGGCTTTTCTGGCCGGCATCCCGCGGCGAGTGGGTTTTTGGCGAGACGGCATCTGCCGCGTCTTGCTGACCCAAGGCGTGCCCTATGGCCCGATCCGGCATGAAATCCACTACTACCTCGATCTGCTTGAAACGCTGACCCCCGTGGATCGGCTCGACGTGTCCATGGATTTCTCCCCAACTCCGGTGGAGCCTGATCCTTCTCAAGCCCTGCCGTCGGACTACGTGGCTTGCATTAACAGCGGAGGAAATAACCTGCGTGAAAGCAGCGCGATTCGCATGTTGCCCGCCCGACTTTTTATTCAGCTTGTAGATATCTTGCGAGGCAAAGGGCCGGTCGTGTTGCTGGGCGATGCTGGCGATCATGCTTGGTATCGCTCCCTCGATCTACCTTCCGATATCATTAATCTAGCCGGCAAATTAAATCTGGCTGGCAGTGTGCAAGTGATGCGGAATGCGCGTCACATTTATGTGACTGATAGCGGCGCCATGCATCTAGCGGGCACCACGGCTACACCGATGACGGTTTTTTTTGGGCCCACACATCCCCAGCGCAAAGCTCCGCTTCGATCGGGAGTCAGCGCGATTTGGGCAGACGAATCCGACTACGACAATGACTACGAAGTTTACGGACGCTTGCCCCGGAGAAGTGATTATTTCCAAACCACCAGCCTCGAATCCGTGGATGCAGCCACTTCCCTTGCAGCGGTCCCTCGCTCCGATCAACTATAA
- a CDS encoding FkbM family methyltransferase produces the protein MLKILKESFHRVAIMPKPPWISAIIRRLVMLLVPKRFQVGGIRYVFNPQDYIMAGTLFLGLYEKCERRIFSLLIGPGDLVIDIGANIGIFTAIAARQAGVSGSVIAFEPEPRNAGHLSEMLQLNGFNNVLLEEKALADRSSTFHLYLSKDNMGDHRLQPGEEARESIEITAVPLDEYLGGRVPKVLKMDIQGAEGLAVAGMATTLQNMPEGAMMMEFWPYALRRAGTDPQQILTAFAASGFAGYEIDTIKNVLCPLDEPKLLALKTEDEAANLLFLKGDDFRTTVLGRIQNCS, from the coding sequence ATGCTAAAAATCTTGAAGGAGAGTTTCCATCGGGTCGCCATCATGCCGAAACCGCCTTGGATCTCGGCCATTATACGCCGCTTGGTCATGCTGCTCGTTCCAAAACGCTTCCAAGTCGGTGGCATTCGTTATGTGTTCAACCCTCAAGATTACATTATGGCCGGCACCTTGTTTCTCGGTCTTTATGAAAAATGCGAACGCAGAATTTTCTCCCTGCTCATCGGTCCCGGGGACCTGGTGATCGACATTGGTGCCAATATCGGTATTTTCACGGCCATTGCCGCGAGACAGGCTGGCGTTTCTGGGAGTGTGATTGCCTTTGAACCCGAGCCGCGCAATGCCGGACATCTTTCGGAAATGCTGCAGCTCAATGGTTTCAACAACGTGCTGTTGGAAGAAAAAGCACTGGCCGACCGCTCCTCCACATTTCACCTCTACCTCTCCAAAGACAATATGGGCGATCACCGCCTGCAGCCTGGCGAGGAAGCGCGCGAGAGCATCGAAATAACGGCGGTTCCCCTCGACGAATATCTTGGCGGGCGAGTGCCCAAGGTGTTGAAAATGGACATTCAGGGAGCGGAAGGACTGGCCGTCGCGGGGATGGCCACTACTTTGCAAAACATGCCAGAGGGCGCCATGATGATGGAATTCTGGCCGTATGCCCTTCGGCGCGCCGGGACTGATCCACAGCAGATACTCACCGCTTTTGCGGCTTCCGGTTTTGCAGGATATGAAATTGATACGATCAAAAATGTCCTGTGCCCTCTGGATGAACCCAAGTTGCTAGCCTTGAAAACAGAGGATGAGGCCGCCAATCTACTCTTCCTCAAGGGAGATGACTTCCGCACCACCGTTCTCGGGCGGATTCAGAACTGTAGTTAG
- a CDS encoding glycosyltransferase family 9 protein, with product MKNGRKAGSRWLRQLDYAVGIPLLRLLSFVRRRGDLPETIRRIVLIKADGMGDLVLLTGVLRDLRLAYPQADIVMCGGGSIASLAAEMRDIDTLLPGNFTRPWEIIRKLRNLKADIIINCGQWSRCEALVAGLGNARLTIGFETPGQYQHALYDVAVPHRNDRHELENFRSLLHPLGVTSNSTPHMEPLGRPQTQRRQIIFHLWPSGVTHVALKRWPENAWVELARRCLEAGYEVTLTGGRQDFAENERWMAAQKFPEMVRNLAGCPMRETLDCLENAAAVVSVNTGVMHLAAALGVPTVGLHGPTNAHRWGPVGPVTAICEVAPPDGGYLNLGFEYPSDAWKRPGMDTIGVEEVWGKLRAILSPANSQARFAEV from the coding sequence GTGAAAAACGGTCGCAAAGCTGGCTCCCGATGGTTGCGCCAGTTGGATTATGCCGTGGGAATCCCGCTGCTGCGGCTTCTGTCTTTTGTCCGACGCCGTGGCGATTTGCCAGAGACCATCCGCAGAATTGTTTTAATCAAGGCCGATGGAATGGGCGACCTCGTTCTGCTGACCGGAGTTTTGCGGGACTTGCGGCTGGCATACCCCCAGGCGGATATCGTGATGTGTGGAGGAGGCAGCATCGCCAGTCTCGCGGCGGAGATGAGAGACATAGACACACTGCTGCCCGGAAACTTTACACGTCCATGGGAGATCATCCGCAAGCTCAGGAATTTGAAAGCGGACATCATCATTAACTGTGGCCAATGGAGCCGTTGCGAGGCGTTGGTGGCCGGGCTGGGAAATGCGCGCCTGACCATCGGTTTCGAAACGCCGGGGCAATACCAGCATGCGCTCTATGATGTTGCCGTGCCGCATCGAAATGACCGGCATGAGCTCGAAAATTTCCGCTCACTCTTGCATCCGCTCGGAGTTACATCCAACTCAACTCCGCACATGGAACCGCTCGGCCGCCCTCAGACACAGCGCCGGCAGATTATCTTTCACCTTTGGCCGAGTGGGGTGACACATGTGGCGTTGAAGCGCTGGCCAGAAAATGCTTGGGTAGAGTTGGCGAGACGATGCTTGGAGGCTGGATATGAAGTGACGCTGACGGGCGGACGTCAGGATTTTGCGGAAAACGAACGCTGGATGGCCGCGCAGAAATTCCCTGAAATGGTGCGCAATCTGGCAGGCTGCCCAATGCGGGAAACATTGGACTGCCTGGAAAATGCGGCGGCTGTCGTCTCAGTCAACACGGGAGTCATGCATCTGGCCGCCGCCCTCGGCGTGCCAACCGTGGGGCTGCATGGGCCGACCAATGCGCATCGCTGGGGACCAGTAGGACCAGTCACAGCCATTTGTGAAGTTGCTCCGCCAGACGGTGGATATTTAAATCTAGGTTTCGAATACCCGTCGGATGCTTGGAAGCGGCCTGGCATGGACACCATCGGAGTTGAGGAGGTATGGGGAAAATTGCGAGCTATTCTATCGCCAGCGAATTCGCAGGCACGATTCGCCGAGGTCTAG